From a single Brassica napus cultivar Da-Ae chromosome C9, Da-Ae, whole genome shotgun sequence genomic region:
- the LOC106376304 gene encoding sodium transporter HKT1-like, producing the protein MASFNSYTEPGNKMERVVAKLAKSRSLFFIYFFYFLSLSFLGFLALRISKPRTTSRPHDLDLFFISVSAITVSSMSTVDMEVFSNTQLIIITIFILLGGEIFTSFLHLYFSHCANFGFPYNKLRHLVCSLSSDTPIEDRRRDLENVTNHLKRPSQINERASKCLYSVVLGYHLVTNLVGSMLLLAYVSFSVKDVLSSKDISPLTFSVFTTVSTFSNCGFVPTNENMVIFRKNSGLLLLLIPQVFMGNTLFPCFLVFIIWGLGKITKREEFGYILKNHKKMGYSPLLSVRLCVLLCLTALGLVLIQFLLFCTFEWNSKSLGGMNSYQKLVASLFQVVNSRHTGETIVDLSTLSPAILVLFIFMMYLPPYTLFMPFARENDKKDGEYDSKNEKKVKKNGVYVSQLAFLVICVLLISITESKKIRRDPLNFSILNITLEVISAYGNVGFSTGYSCKRRLDVRDGSCKDAGYGFAGRWSPVGKIILIIVMFYGKFKQFTAKSGRTWILYPSSS; encoded by the exons ATGGCCTCATTTAATTCGTACACCGAGCCAGGAAATAAAATGGAGAGAGTTGTAGCAAAATTAGCTAAATCTCGTTCCCTTTTCTTCATCTACTTCTTCTACTTCTTGTCCTTATCCTTCTTAGGGTTCTTGGCCCTCAGGATCTCGAAGCCAAGAACTACTTCACGTCCTCATGACTTGGATCTCTTCTTCATTTCTGTCTCCGCCATCACGGTCTCTTCCATGTCCACCGTCGACATGGAAGTCTTCTCCAACACCCAACTTATCATCATCACTATATTCATTTTACTCGGTGGAGAGATCTTCACTTCTTTCCTCCATCTCTACTTCTCTCACTGCGCAAACTTCGGCTTTCCTTATAACAAACTTAGACATCTTGTGTGTTCTTTAAGTTCGGACACTCCCATCGAGGATAGGCGTCGCGACCTTGAGAATGTTACAAATCATCTTAAGCGTCCTAGCCAGATCAATGAAAGGGCGTCTAAGTGTTTGTACTCGGTTGTTCTTGGTTATCATCTTGTAACAAACCTAGTTGGCTCCATGTTGCTTCTTGCGTACGTAAGCTTCAGCGTGAAAGATGTTCTTAGTTCCAAAGATATCTCACCTCTCACCTTCTCGGTCTTCACAACTGTCTCCACGTTTTCAAACTGCGGATTTGTCCCCACGAACGAGAACATGGTCATCTTCCGTAAGAACTCAGGTCTCCTCTTGCTCTTAATTCCTCAAGTATTCATGGGAAACACTTTGTTTCCGTGTTTCTTGGTATTCATCATATGGGGACTTGGGAAGATCACAAAGCGCGAAGAATTTGGTTATATTCTCAAGAATCACAAGAAGATGGGATACTCTCCTTTACTCTCCGTTCGTCTTTGTGTCCTTCTTTGTTTGACGGCGTTAGGACTCGTGCTGATACAATTTCTTCTCTTCTGTACCTTTGAGTGGAACTCTAAGTCTCTTGGAGGAATGAACTCCTACCAGAAGTTGGTTGCATCTTTGTTTCAAGTGGTGAACTCCAGACACACTGGAGAAACCATTGTCGATCTCTCCACACTTTCCCCAGCTATCTTGGTACTCTTCATTTTCATGAT GTATCTTCCTCCCTACACATTGTTCATGCCGTTCGCCagagaaaatgataaaaaagaCGGAGAATATGATTCCAAGAACGAAAAGAAGGTAAAGAAGAATGGTGTCTATGTATCACAACTTGCCTTTCTGGTCATATGCGTCCTTCTCATCTCGATCAccgaaagtaaaaaaataagacGAGATCCACTAAATTTCAGCATCCTTAACATCACTCTCGAAGTTATCAG TGCTTATGGAAACGTGGGATTCTCGACCGGTTACAGCTGTAAACGGCGCCTGGACGTTAGAGATGGTAGCTGCAAAGACGCAGGTTATGGGTTCGCGGGACGATGGAGTCCCGTTggaaaaatcatattaataataGTAATGTTTTATGGAAAATTTAAGCAGTTCACAGCCAAATCTGGGCGAACGTGGATACTTTATCCCTCCTCTTCCTAA